A window of Companilactobacillus allii genomic DNA:
TCGGACATTTGGTAACTGTCATATTTGCTGGATGGATGTCTGATAGATTCGGTCGAAAAAACACTATGATAATTGGATTGATTGCCAACATCATATTTCTTATGGGATTGATCATGAGTAGAAATATCTATATGGCATGTTTCTTTACATTGTTTTTAGGAGCTGCTAATTCATTTGATGATTCAGGTGCTTATCCAGCTTTGACAGAGGCGTTTCCAACTAAAGCTGCGAGTATGAATTCACTGGTCAAAGCATGTATGTCTCTATCACAAACTTTGTTGCCGTTCATTGTTGCAGCTATACCTAGCGTATCTATTGTTTTGCCAATTATGTCACTTTTATTATTCTTGGATATCGTCACTATAGGCGTAATCAAATTCAATAAGGACAGATCTAATATCGTTAAAGATACAGAATCGATCAAATCAAATGTTGAGGATGTATCGGCAAGAACCAGTAAAGCAATAAAGGGCAATTTACCAAAAATGAGTATTGACGGAGTTGGTTTAATTATTGTCGGATTTACGATTTCATTTACATTTTATATGTATTCACAATATATTCCACATTTTGGAGTTACAGTCTTGAAACTTTCTGAAGCAGCGTCAAAGGAGCTGGTTTCTTGGTATGCCTTATCATCTCTTATATCAGTCTTTGTAACGTCGGTAATTATCAGAAAGGCACATCCTTATCGGGTTATGATGTTCTATTCAACAATATCAGGCATATTTTTAATCCTGATGATAACATTTCCGGGGTATCTATTGGTCAAAGTCACTAGTATAGTAATCGGTTTCTTTGCCGCAGGAGGCATATGGCAAGTTGGTCTAACCATAATTTCACAATATTTTCCTGATAAAAAGGGGAAGGTTACTGGCTATTATAGCTTTGCTGCA
This region includes:
- a CDS encoding MFS transporter produces the protein MQTKEYKPSLIAATIYFNYFVWGSSILIVSQYSRQFMRLWNTDVKGISTVIAMVGIGHLVTVIFAGWMSDRFGRKNTMIIGLIANIIFLMGLIMSRNIYMACFFTLFLGAANSFDDSGAYPALTEAFPTKAASMNSLVKACMSLSQTLLPFIVAAIPSVSIVLPIMSLLLFLDIVTIGVIKFNKDRSNIVKDTESIKSNVEDVSARTSKAIKGNLPKMSIDGVGLIIVGFTISFTFYMYSQYIPHFGVTVLKLSEAASKELVSWYALSSLISVFVTSVIIRKAHPYRVMMFYSTISGIFLILMITFPGYLLVKVTSIVIGFFAAGGIWQVGLTIISQYFPDKKGKVTGYYSFAAALTYFVGPFISTFIIDETAQSMIRVFTIDATVTIVGILVMMFLAFRAHKYHFI